The Bifidobacterium bifidum ATCC 29521 = JCM 1255 = DSM 20456 region ATGGCCGACTATCACGCCGACCCGCTGTGGATCGCCTGCGTGCGCGAGCTCGCGGCCGGCGCGTTGTTCCTGGCCTGTGCCGGTGTGCGTACGCCGAAACTATTGGCAGGTGCGGTGCGCGACCGACGCTCCTACCCGATGCTGCTGCTCGCCGCGCTGACCTGCGTGCTGTTCGTGCAGGTCTCGTATCTGTCCGCGATCGACTGGACGAACTCCGGCACCGCGACCGTATTGCAGACGTTGAACCTGCTGTTCGTGCTGGCGTATGTGTGCATACGCGGGCGCCGCTGGCCGGGGCTGCGCGAGAGCATCGGCGTGGCGTTGGCGTTTACCGGTACGGTGCTGATCGCCACCGGAGGAGATCTTTCCACGCTGAAGCTGCCACTGGTCGGATTGCTATGGGGCCTCGCCGACGCGGCGTGTACGGCGGCGCTGTCGATTCTGCCGGCCAAGCTGGTAGCGCGATGGGGCAATCTTGCGGTCAACGGCATCATGTTCGTCATATCCGGTTTGGTGCTGACGCCGTTCGTCCGCCCGTGGGCCAGCGCGCCGCAGCTGGATTGGTTCGGCATGCTGCTGATGGTGTTCACCGTTGTCGGAGGCACGTTCGGCGCATATTGGCTGTTCCTGGCCGGCGTGATGCGTATCGGCTCGATGCGCGGCACAATGCTGGGTACCAGCGAGCCGATCGCCGCGACGATATCCGCCGTGCTGTGGGCCGGGGCGGTGTTCACGCCCACGGATTTCGTCGGCTTTGTGATGATCATTGTCATGGTGTTCCTCGTGCGCTAGCACGTGTGGCCCGCATGCCGACATACGGTCTCTCTCGCGTGCGACGCGCTTCACCGACTGTTTGCGTTCTTAAGTGCGCGCCGAGACGACAAGTCCGCGCACATAGGAACGTAAACAGGGCGATTTGCGTTCCTACGTGCGCATGGTCGTCGTTTTGGCGCGCACTTAAGAACGCAAAACCACGTTTCGCCCGCCAGGCCAGGCGTCGCGGGATGTGTGGATAGTGATAGGTGAGCATCCGAATGCATAGAACGGGGGCTGCCATGCATGAGTCATCGTATAAGGCCGGTTCGGGGCGACGTTATCAGTCCGGGCAGGGGCGTCCGGGTCGCGTTCCGCGGATCCTCGTCACTGTTGTCGCCGTAATCGCGCTCATCGTGGGCGGCCTCGCACTGGTTCGGGCCGTCGCACCCCATGCAATCGCGAAGCTGACAGCGGTATCCGTGCGCAGCCTGGCAATCGGCGCGGCGGCGCTGATCGTCGTCGCCATCATACTGATCGTCATGGCTCGCGTGGCTTCCCGACGCGGCAACCGAGTGAGCGTGCGCGGAACCGCAGGCGGAGCCATCGTCGCCGTCGTATTCGCCATCATGCTGACCGTAGCCGCGCTGCTGATCTCCAACCTGT contains the following coding sequences:
- a CDS encoding DMT family transporter; the protein is MKDVVKHAVKHIVKQSKTPAAESAPETASFERTPKAMLLGAVLVLLGGVLWGINATVSKLLMADYHADPLWIACVRELAAGALFLACAGVRTPKLLAGAVRDRRSYPMLLLAALTCVLFVQVSYLSAIDWTNSGTATVLQTLNLLFVLAYVCIRGRRWPGLRESIGVALAFTGTVLIATGGDLSTLKLPLVGLLWGLADAACTAALSILPAKLVARWGNLAVNGIMFVISGLVLTPFVRPWASAPQLDWFGMLLMVFTVVGGTFGAYWLFLAGVMRIGSMRGTMLGTSEPIAATISAVLWAGAVFTPTDFVGFVMIIVMVFLVR